A single region of the Salvia miltiorrhiza cultivar Shanhuang (shh) chromosome 8, IMPLAD_Smil_shh, whole genome shotgun sequence genome encodes:
- the LOC130997071 gene encoding digalactosyldiacylglycerol synthase 1, chloroplastic has protein sequence MNFKPPESRSASTTARPSGSIVTAEKAFSFISKGWREVRSSADADLQLLKNRANSFKNLADKELENFLNSASRTPFSVPTITASATLNPAPPAEIDFVKKLQPKLSEFRRAYSSPDFKFYPRPQIKINLSAIKNAIVAEVGEDEDEEDERETLRKWRGVRLKEKEREEGQFGEFWEPIRTFKSRLRELEQKSSSEILEGIKNSEFVEKFKSSLKSICKDPNDSKEVPPLDVPELLACLVRQSSPFLDQLGIGRGISDKIVESLCSKRKNQLMLRSLSDGESSIVESDNINDELDLRVASVLQSTGHHYDGGFWSDIGKNDVSDSSDKKRHVAIVTTASLPWMTGTAVNPLFRAAYLAESAKQNVTLLVPWLCQSDQELVYPNNITFSSPEEQESYIRSWLEERIGFKADFKISFYPGKFSKARRSIMPAGDTSSFISSKDADIAILEEPEHLNWYHHGKRWTDKFNHVVGIVHTNYLEYIKRERNGALQAFFVKHINNWVVRAYCHKVLRLSAATQDLPKSIVCNVHGVNPKFIKIGEKVAAEKERGEQTFSKGAYFLGKMVWAKGYKELIDLLAKQKNDLDGFNLDVYGNGEDAHDVQSTAKRLNLNVNFMKGRDHADDSLQGYKIFINPSVSDVLCTATAEALAMGKFVVCSDHPSNDFFRAFPNCFTYKTPEDFVAKVKEAMAKEPLPLTPEQRYSLSWEAATQRFMEYSDLDKVLNNPGSSRSNNSMTKSRSMPNLNDVVDGGLAFAHYCLTGNEFLRLCTGATPGTREYDNQQCKDLHLLPPQVENPIYGW, from the exons ATGAATTTCAAGCCGCCGGAGTCGCGGTCGGCCTCCACGACGGCGCGGCCGTCCGGCTCCATCGTGACGGCGGAGAAGGCCTTCTCCTTCATATCCAAGGGCTGGCGCGAGGTCCGCTCCTCAGCCGACGCCGATCTTCAACTGCTCAAAAACCGCGCCAACTCCTTCAAAAACCTAGCCGATAAGGAGCTCGAGAATTTCCTCAACTCCGCCTCGAGGACGCCCTTCAGTGTCCCCACAATTACCGCCTCCGCCACTCTCAACCCGGCTCCGCCGGCGGAGATCGACTTCGTGAAGAAGCTGCAGCCGAAGCTTTCGGAATTCCGGCGAGCGTATTCGTCGCCGGATTTCAAGTTCTACCCGAGGCCGCAGATTAAGATCAATCTGTCCGCGATTAAGAACGCGATTGTGGCGGAGGTGGGGGAGGACGAGGATGAGGAGGATGAGAGAGAGACGTTGAGGAAGTGGAGGGGTGTGAGGTTGAAGGAGAAGGAGAGGGAGGAGGGCCAATTTGGGGAATTCTGGGAACCGATAAGAACGTTCAAGTCGAGGCTGAGGGAACTGGAACAGAAAAGCTCCAGTGAGATTTTGGAGGGGATTAAGAATAGTGAGTTCGTCGAGAAGTTCAAGTCAAGCCTG AAATCAATATGCAAGGATCCCAACGATTCAAAG GAAGTCCCACCCCTTGATGTACCGGAGCTGCTGGCATGTCTAGTGAGGCAGTCTAGCCCCTTTCTGGATCAACTGGGCATAGGTAGAG GCATATCAGACAAGATAGTGGAGAGTTTATGCAGCAAACGAAAAAATCAACTTATGCTACGCTCATTGTCTGATGGAGAGTCATCTATTGTTGAAAGTGACAACATTAATGATGAGTTAGACCTAAGGGTAGCCAGTGTACTCCAAAGTACAGGACATCATTATGATGGTGGCTTTTGGAGTGATATTGGAAAAAACGATGTGTCAGATTCGTCAGACAAAAAGAGGCATGTGGCTATTGTCACTACCGCCAGCCTTCCTTGGATGACAGGAACAGCTGTAAATCCATTGTTCCGAGCGGCATATCTAGCAGAATCTGCTAAGCAGAATGTTACACTTTTGGTTCCGTGGCTTTGTCAATCTGATCAAGAGCTTGTTTATCCCAACAATATAACATTTAGCTCGCCTGAGGAGCAGGAAAGTTATATACGTAGTTGGCTTGAGGAAAGGATTGGCTTCAAGGCTGACTTCAAGATTTCATTTTACCCCGGAAAG TTCTCAAAGGCAAGACGAAGTATCATGCCAGCTGGAGATACGTCTAGCTTTATTTCTTCCAAGGATGCTGACATTGCAATCCTGGAAGAACCTGAACATTTGAACTGGTACCATCATGGGAAACGATGGACTGATAAATTCAACCATGTTGTTGGTATTGTTCATACAAATTACTTGGAATACATCAAGAGGGAGAGAAATGGTGCTCTGCAAGCTTTTTTTGTCAAGCACATAAATAATTGGGTTGTAAGAGCGTACTGTCACAAG GTCCTGCGACTCTCTGCTGCCACTCAAGATTTGCCTAAGTCCATTGTTTGCAACGTTCATGGTGTAAATCCCAAGTTCATAAAGATTGGTGAAAAAGTAGCTGCAGAAAAGGAGCGTGGAGAGCAAACTTTTTCCAAAGGAGCATATTTCCTAGGCAAGATGGTTTGGGCAAAAGGTTATAAGGAGCTAATAGATTTGCTTGCGAAGCAGAAAAATGATCTTGATGGCTTCAACTTGGATGTGTATGGAAATGGAGAGGACGCTCATGATGTTCAAAGCACCGCCAAACGACTAAATTTAAATGTCAACTTTATGAAAGGCAGAGACCACGCGGATGATTCCCTACAAGG TTACAAAATTTTCATAAATCCCAGTGTCAGCGACGTGCTCTGTACTGCTACAGCTGAGGCCCTTGCGATGGGAAAATTTGTTGTCTGTTCCGACCACCCTTCAAATGATTTCTTCAGGGCATTCCCCAACTGTTTTACATACAAGACCCCAGAAGACTTTGTTGCTAAAGTAAAAGAAGCTATGGCCAAGGAACCCCTGCCTCTCACTCCCGAGCAAAGATACAGCCTCTCGTGGGAGGCCGCCACCCAGAGATTCATGGAATATTCCGATCTTGACAAGGTTCTGAATAATCCGGGTAGTAGTAGAAGTAACAATAGTATGACAAAATCGAGGTCAATGCCCAACTTGAACGATGTGGTTGATGGAGGGCTGGCGTTTGCGCATTACTGCCTCACTGGTAATGAGTTTCTTAGGCTGTGCACGGGAGCAACCCCGGGGACGAGGGAATATGACAACCAGCAGTGCAAAGATCTTCATCTGCTGCCTCCGCAGGTGGAGAACCCGATATATGGGTGGTAG